A single Theropithecus gelada isolate Dixy chromosome 7b, Tgel_1.0, whole genome shotgun sequence DNA region contains:
- the LBHD2 gene encoding LBH domain-containing protein 2 gives MSTPRPASPQPGTAEGAGGPAGKAVAGAREKGPRLGQRLPSIVVEPSEADPVESGELRWPLESAQRGPSQSQAAVASSPSLPGEPGKAADAAGRECACSEDPAAPARG, from the exons atgAGCACCCCCCGGCCTGCTTCACCACAGCCAGGCACTGCTGAGGGGGCTGGAGGCCCAGCAGGGAAG GCTGTGGCGGGTGCCCGGGAGAAGGGCCCTAGACTGGGCCAGCGGCTGCCCTCAATCGTGGTGGAGCCCAGTGAGGCGGACCCTGTGGAGAGCGGGGAGCTGCGCTGGCCCCTGGAGAGTGCCCAGAGGGGCCCCTCTCAGAGCCAGGCTGCTGTTG CCTCCTCCCCGAGTCTGCCTGGAGAACCAGGGAAAGCTGCAGATGCTGCTGGCAGAGAGTGTGCCTGCTCTGAGGATCCAGCAGCCCCGGCCCGGGGATAG
- the EXOC3L4 gene encoding exocyst complex component 3-like protein 4: MPSPQTETPGLELQSPKEAEESQTPAQGSRRTSSRKEPNAHCKDGTRLGLGTLRQAFSRASQRALTQVSKEDTGLFRRSSCSLFRSFRQDLDEGPAAGHFQATPEVPSGVMNGVSQQASTGAASEELKPEAEGKSVADLITERQLLAAFEQLLRLETRLVAEKASRTFEQDPTAFARRAMDVCLHYDGLAAELSAIVRETLGSDGVDAAVLAELARVVNAEEEAHPSPPDDGDFLRTPRHWRQHWEEAVRRSAQERVRRPGAGWASAAAEGASGLAQLLAELGVLVRRDLQKVRQEVQPAYAAAGFPAWEVYLRAFHSAVAQRLQELARDARGCEQLYVLLDWAANVYGSPDFLGPPGLALPAEPLPPLLAPDVWARLESDYTSFLEAKITSCFDNILQLEQSHWAAAKDPEVLQGLYQAPLSMDVHMLVAEHVKAAGAISAELEATTLRICTRALGLFVPRFEKAFLASEAVSEPHLGAYINACEELRTSILSRFPGTQEELEKPLVAATCSFQKHLLQGLQRELQPLFRVVCTRDWLTQDWLRPLMDKVVRFTGHLQRVAQPRAQETLQEVHRFVVREYLAQALKPRKRFWAMERMRGSQKMSLDAQAISDTFQGLGSEATWLDQAIQCVAEILGETYKDDIQRHLETLIRSYPDIRRDHILAILALRRLGCRRNQHLLQHTQDLLRAEAGVVGAEAPRGRVLFEEIKVPSAMAVRITCI, from the exons ATGCCATCGCCACAGACAGAGACTCCTGGGCTGGAGCTGCAAAGTCCCAAGGAGGCTGAGGAGTCGCAGACTCCAGCTCAGGGCTCCCGGCGAACAAGCAGCAGGAAAGAGCCCAATGCCCACTGCAAGGATGGCACAAGGCTGGGCCTGGGCACCTTGAGGCAGGCCTTCTCCCGGGCCAGCCAACGGGCTTTGACCCAGGTCTCCAAGGAGGATACGGGCCTGTTCCGGCGAAGCTCCTGCTCCCTGTTCCGGTCCTTCCGGCAAGACCTGGATGAAGGCCCAGCTGCCGGCCATTTCCAGGCCACTCCTGAGGTGCCCTCGGGGGTCATGAATGGTGTCAGCCAGCAGGCATCCACTGGGGCAGCGTCTGAGGAACTGAAACCCGAGGCAG AAGGCAAATCCGTGGCCGACCTCATTACTGAACGGCAACTGCTGGCGGCCTTCGAACAGCTTCTGCGCCTGGAGACACGGCTGGTGGCGGAGAAGGCCTCGCGCACCTTTGAGCAGGACCCCACGGCCTTCGCGCGGCGCGCCATGGACGTGTGCCTGCATTACGACGGGCTGGCAGCCGAGCTCAGCGCCATCGTGCGCGAAACGCTGGGCAGCGACGGCGTGGACGCGGCCGTGCTGGCCGAGCTGGCCCGCGTGGTGAACGCAGAGGAGGAGGCCCACCCCTCGCCCCCCGACGACGGCGACTTCCTGCGCACGCCGCGCCACTGGCGCCAGCACTGGGAGGAGGCGGTGCGGCGGAGCGCTCAGGAGCGCGTGCGGCGGCCGGGCGCGGGGTGGGCCTCTGCGGCGGCGGAGGGCGCCTCGGGTCTGGCCCAGCTTCTGGCAGAGCTGGGCGTATTGGTTCGCCGCGATCTGCAGAAGGTGCGGCAGGAGGTGCAGCCCGCTTATGCGGCGGCCGGCTTTCCGGCGTGGGAAGTCTATCTGCGCGCCTTCCACAGCGCGGTGGCCCAGCGCCTCCAGGAACTCGCGCGCGACGCCCGCGGCTGCGAGCAGCTCTATGTCCTGCTGGACTGGGCCGCCAACGTCTATGGCAG TCCTGACTTCCTGGGCCCCCCGGGCCTGGCGCTGCCCGCCGAGCCCCTGCCCCCGCTCCTGGCGCCCGACGTGTGGGCCCGACTGGAGAGCGACTACACCAGCTTCCTGGAG GCCAAGATCACAAGCTGCTTCGACAACATCTTGCAGCTGGAGCAGAGTCACTGGGCGGCCGCCAAGGACCCCGAGGTGCTGCAGGGCCTTTACCAGGCGCCGCTCTCCATGGACGTCCACATG CTCGTGGCTGAGCACGTGAAGGCGGCCGGCGCCATCTCCGCGGAGCTGGAGGCTACCACCCTGCGAATCTGCACGCGGGCCCTCGGCCTCTTCGTGCCCAG GTTTGAAAAGGCTTTTCTGGCGTCAGAGGCGGTGAGCGAGCCCCACCTGGGCGCCTACATCAACGCCTGCGAGGAGCTCAG GACCAGTATTCTCTCTAGGTTCCCAGGAACTCAAGAGGAGCTGGAGAAGCCCCTGGTGGCGGCCACCTGCAGCTTCCAGAAGCACCTGCTTCAGGGCTTGCAGCGTGAGTTGCAG CCGCTCTTCAGAGTTGTGTGCACCAGGGACTGGCTGACGCAGGACTGGCTGCGTCCCCTCATGGACAAGGTAGTGAGGTTCACCGGTCATCTCCAGCGTGTGGCCCAGCCACGGGCACAG GAAACTCTGCAGGAGGTGCACCGGTTCGTGGTCCGCGAGTACCTGGCACAGGCGCTGAAGCCACGGAAGCGGTTCTGGGCCATGGAGCGCATGCGTGGCTCCCAGAAGATGAGCCTGGATGCCCAGGCCATCAGCGACACCTTCCAGGGCCTG GGTTCCGAGGCCACATGGTTGGACCAAGCCATCCAGTGCGTGGCCGAGATCCTGGGCGAGACTTACAAAGACGACATCCAGCGGCACCTGGAGACTCTCATCCGGAGCTACCCCGACATTAG GCGGGACCACATACTGGCCATTCTGGCGCTGCGCCGACTGGGCTGCCGGCGGAACCAGCATCTCTTGCAGCACACCCAAGACCTGCTGAGAGCTGAAGCTGGGGTGGTGGGTGCGGAGGCCCCCCGGGGCCGTGTGCTCTTTGAGGAGATCAAGGTGCCCAGTGCCATGGCTGTGCGGATCACCTGTATCTAG